The following are encoded in a window of Polynucleobacter sp. AP-Kolm-20A-A1 genomic DNA:
- the proC gene encoding pyrroline-5-carboxylate reductase, with translation MTTNKTVQNSTKKNSNAHITFIGGGNMGRALISGLLANGFEPNQISVVEANASTALKLYEDFGVQGIGALEQIAFDFSKNNVVVMAIKPQDFNVVAKGLASKLKHASAPGPLILSIAAGIRLKDMSRWLDHARCVRAMPNTPALIGKGITGLFADAAVNESDRALAETICNAVGQAVWVSEEKLMDAVTAVSGSGPAYVFAFLEAMQSAGEKLGLDAQTARKLAYATLEGATQLAHNSDEHAGVLRERVTSKGGTTAAALDVLKQQGWHEILEKAIDAASQRGETMGDELGKS, from the coding sequence ATGACTACAAACAAAACTGTACAAAACTCAACAAAAAAAAATAGCAACGCCCACATTACCTTTATTGGTGGTGGCAATATGGGACGCGCCCTCATTAGCGGTCTTCTTGCGAATGGGTTTGAGCCCAATCAAATTTCCGTTGTAGAAGCAAACGCCTCTACAGCCTTAAAACTTTACGAAGATTTTGGAGTGCAAGGCATTGGCGCTTTAGAGCAAATCGCTTTTGACTTCTCTAAAAATAATGTTGTTGTGATGGCAATAAAACCACAAGACTTCAATGTCGTTGCCAAGGGATTAGCCTCAAAACTAAAACATGCCAGCGCGCCAGGCCCACTAATTCTGAGTATCGCCGCTGGTATTCGTCTCAAAGATATGAGTCGTTGGTTAGATCATGCACGTTGTGTTCGCGCCATGCCAAATACCCCCGCTTTAATTGGCAAAGGAATTACTGGTTTATTTGCAGATGCTGCCGTTAATGAATCTGACCGAGCTTTGGCTGAAACCATTTGTAATGCAGTGGGACAAGCAGTATGGGTTTCAGAAGAAAAACTGATGGATGCAGTGACTGCTGTTTCTGGTAGCGGCCCCGCTTATGTTTTTGCCTTCTTGGAAGCCATGCAATCTGCTGGAGAGAAGTTGGGTCTTGATGCCCAGACTGCACGCAAACTAGCCTATGCAACCCTAGAAGGGGCCACACAGCTAGCCCATAACTCCGATGAGCATGCAGGCGTTCTACGAGAAAGAGTGACCTCCAAAGGCGGCACTACAGCAGCAGCTTTGGATGTGCTGAAGCAGCAAGGCTGGCATGAGATTCTGGAGAAAGCGATTGATGCGGCTAGTCAGCGCGGCGAAACTATGGGTGATGAGCTAGGAAAGAGCTAA
- a CDS encoding cob(I)yrinic acid a,c-diamide adenosyltransferase, with product MGNRLSKIATRTGDAGMTGLGDGSRVEKDHLRICAMGDVDELNSEIGVLMTEDIPESVSAEMRELFLQVQHDLFDLGGELCIPNYKLLNPEHVAQLDVWLEKYNQQLPPLTEFILPGGTRAAAQAHVCRTVCRRAERSIVRLGWEEPLYDSPRQYVNRLSDLLFVIARILNRAAGGSDVLWKHEKKETK from the coding sequence ATGGGAAATCGACTATCAAAAATCGCCACTAGAACGGGTGATGCAGGAATGACCGGCTTAGGCGATGGAAGTCGCGTTGAGAAGGATCACCTACGGATCTGCGCCATGGGCGATGTTGACGAGTTGAACTCTGAAATCGGCGTTTTGATGACTGAAGACATCCCGGAAAGCGTTTCCGCCGAAATGCGCGAGCTTTTTCTGCAGGTGCAGCATGATTTATTTGATTTGGGCGGAGAGCTATGTATTCCCAACTACAAACTACTCAATCCTGAGCATGTTGCCCAGCTCGATGTTTGGCTAGAAAAATATAACCAGCAGTTACCACCTTTGACAGAGTTTATTTTGCCTGGCGGCACTCGCGCCGCAGCGCAAGCCCATGTTTGTCGTACTGTTTGCAGAAGAGCAGAGCGTTCAATTGTTCGCTTGGGCTGGGAAGAGCCTTTATACGATTCTCCTCGTCAATATGTCAATCGCTTGTCTGACCTACTCTTTGTTATTGCGCGTATTCTCAATCGTGCAGCTGGTGGATCGGATGTGCTTTGGAAGCACGAAAAAAAAGAGACTAAATAA
- a CDS encoding 3-deoxy-7-phosphoheptulonate synthase, which translates to MSQQNTNPANWYSAVDKTSDTDDQRIHNISVLPPPEHLIRFFPISGTPTEALISKTRQKIRDIIHGKDDRLLVIIGPCSIHDPKAALEYCQRLLAERERFSGELEIVMRVYFEKPRTTVGWKGLINDPYLDESYRIEEGLRLARQVLMEINRLGMPAGSEFLDVISPQYIADLISWGAIGARTTESQVHRELASGLSAPIGFKNGTDGNIKIATDAIQAAGRPHHFLSVHKNGQVSVVETKGNKDCHVILRGGKEPNYEAKYVQAACAELEAAKLPASLMVDLSHANSSKKHERQIIVADDVAQQIESGSHQIFGVMVESHLNDGAQKFTPGKDDPSKLEYGRSITDACINWDDSVQVLERLATAVKNRRNKKK; encoded by the coding sequence ATGAGCCAACAAAATACAAACCCAGCTAATTGGTACTCCGCAGTCGACAAGACCTCGGATACCGACGATCAACGCATTCACAACATCTCTGTTCTGCCTCCGCCAGAGCATTTGATTCGCTTCTTTCCAATTTCTGGAACACCAACTGAAGCGTTGATTAGCAAAACTCGTCAAAAAATTCGCGACATTATTCATGGCAAAGATGATCGTTTACTCGTCATCATCGGACCATGCTCAATTCACGATCCAAAAGCAGCGCTTGAATATTGCCAACGTCTCTTGGCTGAGCGCGAGCGTTTTTCTGGTGAATTAGAAATTGTGATGCGCGTGTATTTTGAAAAACCGCGTACCACTGTTGGCTGGAAAGGTTTGATTAACGACCCATACCTCGACGAAAGCTATCGCATCGAAGAAGGACTCCGCCTTGCGCGTCAAGTATTGATGGAAATTAATCGCTTAGGCATGCCAGCTGGTAGCGAATTCTTAGACGTAATTTCTCCACAATATATTGCTGACCTGATTTCATGGGGCGCAATTGGTGCACGCACCACCGAGAGTCAAGTCCATCGTGAACTCGCGTCTGGTTTATCTGCGCCTATCGGATTTAAGAATGGCACTGATGGCAATATCAAAATTGCTACTGATGCTATTCAAGCCGCAGGTCGTCCGCACCATTTCTTATCTGTTCATAAGAACGGTCAAGTATCCGTTGTGGAAACCAAAGGAAATAAAGATTGCCACGTGATTTTGCGTGGTGGTAAAGAGCCTAACTATGAAGCAAAGTATGTTCAGGCAGCCTGCGCTGAGCTAGAAGCAGCAAAGCTTCCAGCCAGTTTGATGGTAGATCTATCTCACGCCAATTCAAGCAAGAAGCATGAGCGTCAAATCATTGTTGCTGATGATGTCGCACAACAAATTGAATCTGGATCCCATCAGATTTTTGGCGTAATGGTTGAGAGCCATCTAAATGACGGCGCTCAAAAATTCACGCCAGGCAAAGATGATCCAAGCAAACTTGAGTATGGCCGCAGCATTACCGATGCTTGCATTAATTGGGATGATTCAGTGCAAGTGCTGGAGCGTCTTGCAACCGCCGTTAAGAATCGTAGAAACAAGAAAAAATAA
- the glcE gene encoding glycolate oxidase subunit GlcE, with translation MTISNPQINAFREQILNAAKNKTSLSIEGGGTKSWYGNPNGYEKLDARPYSGILEYQPEELVITACTGTPLKEIEAALKEKNQVLAFEPPHFGENATFGGAIAAGLAGPGRITVGNFRDFVLGARILDGKGQDLSFGGKVMKNVAGYDVSRLIPGSLGTLALLLEASVKVLPKPAATATLRCQISQEKALKALNQWAGQPLPLSASCWIGSGKGGDGELTFRLAGAAAAVKAAIPLMRSLINAAELNAEVAENFWDDLREQKLAAFNNLGVDQTLYRLALPAACGPIAITGANDEIILEWHGQQRWIKASGDEATFNTLKALANSHGGHATRFRQGANVDPAYQRFTLLSEQSHSKALEAVQERLRSAFDPAGVFATKRLP, from the coding sequence ATGACAATCTCCAATCCGCAGATCAACGCATTCCGCGAGCAAATTCTAAATGCAGCCAAGAATAAGACTTCGCTTTCGATTGAAGGTGGCGGCACAAAATCTTGGTATGGAAATCCGAATGGATACGAAAAACTTGATGCACGCCCTTACTCAGGCATTCTGGAATATCAGCCAGAGGAGCTGGTAATCACCGCGTGTACAGGCACGCCTCTAAAAGAAATTGAAGCGGCTCTCAAGGAAAAAAATCAGGTGCTCGCTTTTGAGCCGCCTCATTTTGGTGAGAACGCAACTTTTGGTGGTGCAATCGCCGCAGGTCTTGCTGGACCTGGACGCATCACCGTCGGCAACTTCCGAGACTTTGTATTGGGAGCTCGTATTCTGGATGGCAAAGGTCAAGACCTTTCCTTTGGCGGCAAAGTTATGAAGAACGTTGCAGGGTATGACGTTTCACGTTTGATTCCTGGATCCCTGGGAACACTAGCGCTTTTATTGGAGGCATCAGTCAAAGTACTCCCAAAGCCAGCAGCTACCGCTACGTTACGCTGTCAGATTTCCCAAGAAAAAGCTCTGAAAGCTTTGAATCAATGGGCTGGTCAACCTCTACCTCTATCAGCAAGTTGCTGGATTGGCTCAGGAAAAGGTGGAGATGGAGAGTTAACTTTCCGTCTCGCTGGTGCAGCTGCTGCCGTTAAGGCCGCAATTCCATTGATGCGTTCTTTAATAAATGCCGCAGAACTCAACGCAGAAGTAGCTGAAAATTTCTGGGATGATTTGCGCGAACAAAAACTCGCTGCCTTTAATAATCTTGGTGTCGATCAAACTCTCTATCGCTTGGCATTACCTGCTGCGTGTGGACCCATCGCGATTACTGGCGCCAATGATGAAATTATTTTGGAGTGGCACGGTCAACAACGCTGGATTAAAGCGTCTGGTGATGAAGCCACCTTTAATACACTCAAAGCATTAGCAAACTCTCATGGTGGACATGCGACTCGCTTTAGACAGGGCGCAAACGTTGACCCTGCTTATCAGCGTTTTACATTGCTATCAGAACAATCCCATTCCAAAGCCCTCGAGGCAGTACAAGAACGCCTAAGATCAGCCTTTGATCCCGCTGGTGTATTTGCTACTAAACGTCTTCCATAA
- the ubiA gene encoding 4-hydroxybenzoate octaprenyltransferase, whose product MNLQDRLISYAYLIRLDKPIGTLLLLWPTLWALWLASSGTPDLSILTIFVVGTFLMRSAGCAMNDYADRDFDRHVKRTQGRPVTSGKISGKEAVAVAGVLALMAFLLIQPLNAFTKQLSVFALLVAFVYPFTKRFFAIPQAILGIAFGFGIPMAYAAILDFIPLEAWFLFIGNIFWAIAYDTAYAMVDRDDDLRLGLKTSAITFGQFDVVAIAISYGMLFLSQLWVAQLANLSNYFLVGWFAALACAIYHLKLVSTRNREDCFKAFRHNNWLGGFLFLGIVLGLSLN is encoded by the coding sequence ATGAATTTACAAGACCGTTTAATTTCATATGCATATTTAATCAGGCTGGATAAGCCTATTGGGACCTTATTGCTTTTATGGCCTACGCTTTGGGCCCTTTGGTTAGCAAGTAGCGGCACACCTGACTTATCTATCTTGACCATCTTTGTAGTGGGTACGTTTCTAATGCGTAGTGCTGGTTGCGCAATGAATGACTATGCGGACCGCGATTTTGATCGCCATGTAAAAAGAACGCAAGGCCGCCCAGTCACTAGTGGAAAAATCTCTGGCAAAGAGGCTGTTGCAGTGGCTGGCGTATTGGCTTTGATGGCCTTTCTCTTGATTCAACCCTTAAATGCTTTTACTAAGCAATTGTCAGTATTCGCTTTGTTAGTCGCCTTTGTTTATCCCTTCACTAAGCGCTTCTTTGCAATTCCTCAAGCCATTTTAGGAATTGCCTTCGGCTTTGGTATTCCCATGGCCTATGCTGCAATTCTGGATTTCATTCCCCTAGAGGCTTGGTTCTTATTTATTGGGAATATATTTTGGGCAATCGCATATGACACCGCTTACGCTATGGTTGATCGAGATGATGACTTGCGCTTGGGCCTTAAAACCTCTGCTATCACTTTTGGTCAGTTCGATGTAGTTGCAATCGCAATCAGCTACGGGATGCTTTTTCTGAGCCAGCTATGGGTGGCGCAATTAGCTAATCTCAGTAATTATTTTCTAGTCGGCTGGTTTGCGGCATTGGCTTGCGCAATCTATCACTTAAAACTGGTATCTACTCGCAATAGAGAAGATTGCTTCAAGGCTTTTCGCCACAATAACTGGTTAGGCGGTTTTTTATTTCTAGGAATTGTTTTAGGTTTAAGCCTAAATTAG
- a CDS encoding FAD-linked oxidase C-terminal domain-containing protein, with product MILMNMVTPPPDLAAISALQSKLVKALRPILPEHALLWEPEDTIPYECDGLAAYRRMPLAVALPETEEQVVQILKICHSMQIPVVPRGSGTGLSGGAMPLSQGLVLSLAKLKKIISIDPFTRTAVVQPGVRNLAISEAVAHLGLYYAPDPSSQIACSIGGNVNENSGGVHCLKYGLTLHNVLRVRGILMNGEIVEFGGLAPDAPGLDLLAIMMGSEGMLAVVTEVTVKLVAKPKLARVIMASFDDIEKGGNAVAAIIAAGIIPAGLEMMDKATTRAVEEFVHAGYDLDAAAILLCESDGTPEEVAEEIERMTKVLEEAGASGIQISKDESERLKFWSGRKNAFPAAGRLAPDYYCMDGTIPRRHIATLLKRIQGMEEKYGLGCLNVFHAGDGNMHPLILFNGADQEEWHRAEEFGTEILEACVELGGTITGEHGVGIEKINSMCVQFGEGERESFWGVKSAFDPEKLLNPDKAIPTLNRCAEYGRMRISGGQLPHPELERF from the coding sequence ATGATTCTTATGAATATGGTGACCCCACCCCCCGATTTAGCCGCTATTAGCGCCCTTCAGTCCAAATTGGTTAAGGCATTACGCCCAATCCTTCCGGAGCATGCCCTTTTATGGGAGCCGGAGGACACCATTCCCTACGAATGTGATGGTTTAGCTGCCTATCGACGCATGCCTCTGGCAGTAGCACTTCCAGAAACAGAAGAGCAAGTCGTCCAAATTTTGAAGATTTGCCACTCGATGCAAATTCCAGTGGTTCCGCGCGGATCTGGAACTGGCCTCTCTGGTGGGGCAATGCCACTTTCTCAAGGCTTGGTACTTTCTTTGGCAAAGCTTAAAAAAATTATCAGCATCGATCCATTTACACGCACAGCAGTGGTTCAGCCTGGCGTTCGCAATCTTGCGATCTCAGAAGCGGTTGCACATCTTGGCCTGTACTACGCACCAGACCCTTCATCACAAATTGCTTGTTCTATTGGCGGAAATGTCAATGAAAACTCTGGTGGCGTGCATTGCCTTAAATACGGCCTCACTCTGCACAACGTTCTCCGTGTCCGCGGAATACTAATGAATGGTGAGATTGTGGAATTTGGCGGTCTAGCGCCAGATGCTCCTGGACTAGATTTACTAGCAATCATGATGGGCAGCGAAGGTATGCTCGCAGTAGTTACTGAAGTCACCGTGAAATTAGTTGCCAAACCAAAATTAGCGCGCGTGATTATGGCTAGCTTTGATGACATTGAAAAAGGTGGTAATGCTGTTGCCGCCATCATTGCTGCCGGCATCATCCCTGCTGGTTTAGAGATGATGGATAAGGCTACTACCCGCGCCGTAGAAGAGTTTGTACACGCAGGATATGACCTCGATGCTGCAGCAATTTTACTCTGCGAATCCGACGGCACTCCAGAGGAGGTTGCTGAAGAAATCGAACGTATGACCAAGGTACTCGAAGAAGCTGGTGCTAGCGGTATTCAGATCTCCAAGGATGAGAGTGAACGCTTAAAGTTTTGGAGTGGCCGCAAGAATGCCTTCCCTGCTGCCGGCCGCTTAGCACCTGATTACTACTGTATGGACGGCACTATTCCTCGTCGTCATATTGCCACCCTACTCAAACGCATTCAGGGCATGGAAGAAAAGTATGGTCTTGGTTGTTTGAATGTTTTTCATGCTGGCGATGGCAACATGCATCCACTCATTCTATTTAACGGCGCCGATCAAGAAGAATGGCATCGTGCCGAAGAATTTGGTACTGAAATTTTAGAAGCCTGTGTGGAGCTTGGTGGCACCATCACCGGTGAACATGGTGTTGGCATTGAAAAAATTAATTCAATGTGCGTTCAGTTTGGCGAGGGTGAGCGCGAATCTTTCTGGGGCGTGAAGAGCGCTTTTGATCCAGAGAAGTTACTGAACCCAGATAAAGCCATTCCAACATTGAATCGCTGCGCCGAGTACGGTCGCATGAGAATTAGTGGTGGCCAGTTGCCTCACCCAGAATTGGAGCGCTTCTAA
- the tldD gene encoding metalloprotease TldD produces MNAPEALFPASWTKAKKQADLIKLAKSILLEPTGLSEQDLHHTFGNMFTHRLDDADLYFQHTRSESWSLEEGIVKSGSFNIDQGVGVRAIYGDKTAFAYSDEINLEALDKAAKATRVIGPQGGKQAVASKLFNPVSNKLYSDLNPLDSLQPKEKIALLESIERRAKARDPRIIQVMASLAGEFDVVLVVRADGLLAADVRPLVRVSVHVIAEQNGRRESGSSGGGARHDYLYFDAELINRYVDEAVDGALVNLESRPAPAGPMTVVMGPGWPGVLLHEAVGHGLEGDFNRKGSSAFAGRIGQRVAAKGVTVVDDGTLSGRRGSLNIDDEGTPTQCTTLIEDGILKGYIQDSLNARLMNMPLTGNGRRESFASLPMPRMTNTYMLAGKDDPQEIVASIKRGLYAVNFGGGQVDITSGKFVFSASEAYWVENGKIQYPVKGATIIGSGPESLKQVSMIGNDLKLDGGVGVCGKEGQSVPVGVGQPTLRIDSLTVGGTA; encoded by the coding sequence ATGAATGCACCAGAAGCACTATTTCCAGCCAGCTGGACCAAAGCCAAAAAACAAGCAGACCTCATCAAACTAGCGAAGTCAATCCTGCTTGAACCAACAGGGTTATCAGAGCAAGATCTTCACCATACATTTGGCAACATGTTTACCCATCGCCTTGACGATGCTGACCTTTACTTTCAGCATACCCGCAGCGAAAGCTGGAGTCTTGAAGAAGGTATTGTGAAATCTGGCAGCTTTAATATCGACCAAGGTGTTGGTGTCAGAGCAATTTATGGTGACAAGACTGCTTTTGCCTATTCAGACGAAATTAATTTAGAGGCTCTGGATAAGGCTGCAAAAGCCACCCGAGTAATTGGACCTCAAGGCGGAAAACAAGCGGTTGCAAGCAAACTCTTTAATCCGGTTTCTAATAAGCTTTACTCCGATCTCAATCCTCTGGACTCCCTCCAGCCTAAGGAAAAAATTGCCTTACTTGAAAGTATTGAGCGTCGTGCAAAAGCACGTGATCCGCGCATCATTCAAGTCATGGCGAGTCTAGCTGGTGAATTTGACGTCGTCCTCGTAGTGAGAGCCGACGGCCTTCTTGCAGCTGACGTTCGTCCGCTAGTACGGGTTTCTGTACATGTGATCGCAGAACAAAATGGTCGTCGTGAATCAGGCTCTTCTGGTGGTGGTGCACGTCATGACTATCTTTACTTTGATGCCGAACTTATCAATCGCTATGTTGATGAAGCAGTAGATGGCGCACTAGTAAATCTAGAATCACGCCCCGCTCCTGCAGGACCAATGACAGTAGTCATGGGTCCTGGCTGGCCTGGCGTTCTTTTACATGAAGCAGTTGGTCACGGTCTAGAGGGTGACTTTAATCGCAAAGGATCTTCGGCTTTTGCTGGTCGTATCGGACAACGCGTTGCCGCCAAAGGTGTAACCGTAGTCGATGATGGAACTCTTTCTGGACGCAGAGGATCCTTAAATATTGATGATGAGGGCACTCCCACTCAATGCACTACCTTGATTGAGGATGGTATTTTGAAGGGCTATATTCAAGACAGCCTCAATGCTCGACTTATGAATATGCCTCTCACAGGAAATGGTCGTCGTGAAAGTTTTGCATCTCTCCCGATGCCACGCATGACGAATACCTACATGCTTGCCGGCAAAGATGATCCCCAAGAAATTGTGGCCAGCATCAAGCGAGGTCTCTATGCAGTGAATTTCGGTGGCGGTCAGGTAGACATTACAAGCGGCAAATTTGTTTTTTCCGCCTCTGAAGCTTATTGGGTGGAAAACGGCAAAATCCAATACCCTGTTAAAGGTGCAACCATTATTGGTAGCGGTCCCGAGTCCTTAAAACAGGTCTCTATGATTGGAAATGACCTCAAACTAGATGGCGGCGTAGGGGTTTGCGGCAAAGAGGGGCAAAGCGTTCCCGTCGGGGTTGGGCAGCCCACCCTGAGGATTGATAGCCTGACCGTGGGCGGGACTGCCTGA
- a CDS encoding carbon-nitrogen hydrolase family protein, producing MSTSEHFTELKVASIQMVSTPDLKENLSTASRLIKAAANDGAQVITLPEYFCLMGLKDTDKVQARESFGSGPIQEQLAASAKENGIHLIAGTIPLKAKDENKVLNTTLAFDPQGKTIGRYDKIHLFGFQTQTERYQESETIEPGEIPSLLKISANQEVWSFGLSICYDLRFPELYRSLGQVDCHVIPAAFTYTTGKDHWEILLRARAIENQCYVLASAQGGTHQNQRRTWGHSMLIDPWGAILAQLPEGEGFISGVLCKEKLNEVRSKLPALAHRRL from the coding sequence ATGAGTACATCAGAACACTTCACGGAACTAAAGGTCGCCTCCATTCAGATGGTGTCGACCCCGGATTTGAAAGAAAATTTGTCGACAGCTAGTCGACTCATTAAGGCTGCTGCCAACGACGGCGCCCAAGTCATTACGCTTCCAGAATATTTTTGTCTTATGGGCCTCAAAGATACCGACAAAGTTCAAGCTCGTGAAAGCTTTGGAAGTGGACCTATTCAAGAACAGCTTGCCGCGTCAGCAAAAGAAAATGGTATTCATCTCATTGCGGGGACTATCCCCCTTAAAGCTAAAGATGAGAACAAGGTTTTAAATACCACTCTCGCCTTTGATCCTCAGGGCAAGACAATTGGTCGGTACGACAAAATTCATTTGTTTGGCTTCCAAACGCAAACTGAACGTTACCAAGAATCTGAAACTATTGAACCGGGAGAAATTCCAAGCCTTTTGAAAATTTCAGCTAATCAAGAAGTGTGGTCTTTTGGTCTGAGCATTTGCTACGATCTGCGCTTTCCAGAGTTATATCGCTCTCTAGGTCAAGTTGACTGCCACGTTATTCCTGCTGCCTTTACTTATACAACTGGTAAAGATCACTGGGAGATCCTCTTACGCGCCAGAGCTATTGAAAATCAATGCTACGTTTTGGCTTCAGCTCAAGGCGGCACACACCAAAACCAACGTCGTACTTGGGGTCATAGCATGTTGATTGACCCCTGGGGCGCAATCTTGGCCCAACTTCCAGAAGGCGAAGGCTTTATTTCTGGGGTTTTGTGCAAAGAAAAATTAAACGAGGTACGCTCTAAGTTACCCGCTCTTGCACACCGCAGGCTTTAA
- a CDS encoding YggS family pyridoxal phosphate-dependent enzyme: MNSIVVNLIQIRERIELAALTAKREPEEIELLAVSKTFPASVVEEAMHAGQSAFGENYVQEAVEKIEKLAKLRPWLIWHFIGPLQSNKTREVAEHFDWVHSVDRLKIAERLSAQRGEFPDLPPLQVCVQINVSEEDTKSGISLAEVEDLCNAITSLPNLVLRGLMAIPAPNPDPIEQRQAFAAVQDCFKKIQTAHATELGYQFFDTLSMGMSDDLEAAIAEGSTMVRIGTAIFGKRDKISK, from the coding sequence ATGAATTCAATTGTTGTAAACCTAATACAAATTAGGGAACGTATTGAGCTTGCCGCTTTGACAGCAAAGCGCGAGCCTGAAGAGATTGAACTCTTGGCTGTTAGCAAAACCTTTCCTGCTTCAGTGGTCGAGGAAGCAATGCATGCGGGTCAATCGGCTTTTGGCGAAAACTATGTCCAAGAAGCAGTCGAAAAGATTGAAAAGCTTGCCAAATTACGCCCTTGGTTGATCTGGCACTTTATTGGTCCACTGCAAAGCAATAAAACTAGAGAAGTAGCAGAGCACTTTGATTGGGTTCATAGTGTCGATAGACTTAAGATCGCTGAGCGCCTTTCTGCACAACGCGGTGAATTTCCAGACTTGCCTCCTCTACAAGTTTGCGTACAAATAAACGTCAGTGAAGAAGACACCAAAAGTGGGATTTCACTGGCGGAAGTGGAAGACCTGTGTAATGCCATTACCTCTTTGCCAAACCTGGTTCTCAGAGGCTTAATGGCTATCCCCGCACCCAACCCAGACCCGATCGAGCAAAGGCAAGCTTTTGCAGCCGTACAGGATTGCTTTAAGAAAATTCAAACTGCTCATGCTACTGAATTGGGATACCAATTCTTTGACACTCTTTCGATGGGGATGTCGGATGATTTGGAGGCTGCTATTGCCGAAGGAAGCACTATGGTTCGTATTGGTACAGCCATTTTTGGGAAGCGCGATAAGATTAGCAAATGA
- the glcF gene encoding glycolate oxidase subunit GlcF, producing MQTQLAPQFANTPEGIEAARILGKCVHCGFCTATCPTYQILGDELDGPRGRIYLIKQIAEGQAPTEKTRLHLDRCLTCRNCESTCPSGVQYGNLVDIGRKWAEENTPARPVTQRLTRWALKEGLTKPALFNTAMTLGRLVRPLMPSGIKRKIPLTINKALASTTDAYARPSATHQRKMVLLEGCVQPGMLPNINSATARVLNALKIQLISAPSATCCGALRYHLNDQAGGLENAKQNIDAWWPLVESGVEAIVMTASGCGVMVKDYGHLFSNDPVYASKAKKISELTKDISEILPALENELVQLIGTDPKPGVVYHPPCTLQHGQQIRGKVEGLLSSIGVGVRLCADSHLCCGSAGTYSVTQPELSEQLRRNKLTHLNAACVESGAEVIVSGNIGCITHLQQDDTPVVHWIEIVDQLISKSSKAS from the coding sequence ATGCAAACTCAACTCGCCCCTCAATTTGCCAACACACCGGAAGGTATCGAGGCAGCCCGCATTCTGGGTAAATGCGTCCATTGCGGTTTCTGTACCGCAACTTGCCCCACTTATCAAATACTTGGGGATGAGTTAGATGGTCCGCGCGGACGCATCTATCTGATCAAGCAAATTGCTGAAGGTCAGGCCCCTACTGAAAAAACGCGTTTACATTTAGACCGTTGTTTAACCTGCCGCAATTGCGAGAGTACTTGCCCTAGTGGAGTGCAATACGGGAATCTAGTGGATATTGGCCGCAAGTGGGCAGAAGAAAATACGCCTGCGCGCCCAGTTACTCAACGCCTAACTCGTTGGGCTCTAAAAGAAGGTTTAACAAAACCTGCTTTATTTAATACAGCCATGACCTTGGGTCGTTTAGTGCGCCCATTGATGCCAAGTGGAATCAAACGCAAGATTCCACTTACCATTAATAAAGCCTTAGCCAGCACCACCGATGCCTATGCAAGACCCAGCGCAACTCATCAGCGCAAAATGGTTTTGCTTGAAGGTTGCGTACAGCCTGGCATGTTGCCAAACATCAATTCAGCAACAGCCCGCGTACTGAATGCTTTAAAGATTCAGTTAATTAGCGCGCCAAGCGCTACCTGTTGTGGAGCATTACGCTATCACCTAAATGATCAAGCTGGGGGGCTAGAGAATGCTAAGCAAAATATTGATGCTTGGTGGCCACTAGTTGAAAGTGGAGTTGAAGCTATTGTGATGACAGCCTCTGGATGCGGCGTCATGGTGAAAGACTATGGTCATTTATTTTCCAATGATCCAGTTTATGCAAGTAAAGCCAAAAAGATCTCTGAATTAACTAAAGATATTTCTGAGATTCTTCCGGCTCTTGAAAATGAACTCGTACAGTTGATTGGCACAGATCCAAAACCAGGCGTGGTGTATCACCCACCTTGCACTTTGCAGCATGGGCAACAAATTCGCGGCAAAGTAGAAGGCTTACTCTCCAGCATTGGTGTTGGCGTTCGTTTGTGCGCCGATAGCCATCTTTGCTGTGGCTCTGCTGGCACTTACTCAGTTACTCAACCAGAACTATCCGAGCAACTCCGCAGAAATAAACTGACTCACTTAAATGCGGCCTGCGTGGAATCTGGGGCGGAGGTCATTGTTTCCGGAAACATTGGCTGCATCACCCATCTTCAGCAAGATGACACTCCAGTAGTGCATTGGATTGAAATCGTAGATCAATTGATCAGCAAATCTTCTAAGGCCTCATGA